The following nucleotide sequence is from Roseivirga sp. BDSF3-8.
GTTACAACGGCCTCGCCTTCTTTGATGGTTTGTCCGATACCGGCTTTTAGGGTACGCATTACATAACCTGACTGGGGGGCCCGAATGACGTATTGCTGATTACGTATCTCCATGTTGGTAAGCTCATTCTGAAGCTTACTTACCTGACCACTGGTTTCGTACATATCGGCCATAGTAGCGTTAAGTTCACTGCGTGCCTTACTCCTTTTCTCCTGATACTCTGCATTGAGCCTGGTAAGCTCGATCTTGGCATTGAGGAATTCGTTACGGCTGGCGAGAAGTTTGCTTTCGGCACTTACCTTTTTGGCGGTGGCTTCCTGTAACTTCATTCGCCTGGTTTCCAGTTCTGTCAGGGACTTAAGTCCTTGTTCGTACAGTCTTTCCTGCCGCTGATACTGCTGTTGTGCTATATCGAGGTTAGTCATTTCAGCCTGCAGGTCCATGCTATCGCTTATGACTTTAAGGCGTGTCTGCTCTACTTTATTTCTGGCCTGCTCCAGCTTGAAACCAATTTCACTTTCGAGTGCATCGATCTGGTCACGTAAAGCTTCCGCTTTGTCAGACTTTGATTCAAAGCTTTGCTGCTTTGCATCCACCTGTTCCCCAATACGTTCTACGAGATTGGGGTCGAAAAACTTATCCTTTATTTCGGATATGATCAGTATAGTATCTCCCCTTTCCACTTTGTCACCTTCGCGTACCATCCAGTCTTCTATCCGGCCGGCAATAGCGGTTTCCACGGTCTGGGGTCTGTTTTCGGGGTTAAAGGTGGTTACCTCTCCGGTACCACGGATGTTTTGCTGCCAGGGAAGAAACATGGCGATGAATAACACGATCATTATACCAGTCATCCACCTTGCCAGTAGCCGGCCGTTGCGGGGAGTCCCCATTATCTTCATTGAATGAAGGGGGCGCTCTTCCATCTGTATGTCGTTGTTTTTAGATAGATTAAGCATGACTGGAGTCTGATGGCAATATGTCTTTCAGTTTACCTTCTTTTAGCAGTGAATCAAATGTTCCTTCATTACAGATCTTACCCTCTTTCATTACGGCAACCCGGTCACAGTATGCCAGTACGCCAGGGTCTGAAGAAACAACAATGAGTGACCAGGCCCGGTCTTTGTTAAATACTACCTGCAGGAGTTCGAGCTTTTCCGAAGGGGAAAAATTTTGAAAAAAGTCTTCAATGATCATCATCCGTGGCTTCTTGGCAAGACAACGTGCGAGGATGATGCGTGATAATATGGATTTAGGGAAGTTCTTCCCTCCACTGATCATCACTGTACTGAGTCCGTCCGGCAGTGCATTGACATAATCAAGCAGATGAACGCTTTTGAGGGCTTCCACTGCATCACGGTAATTACGATCAGGTTTTCCTACGAGGATATTTTCCAGAATGGTCCCATCAAAGATATCTTCCTGGGTGACATTTTTAGCTAACTGGTCATGTAAAATAGGTATATCCAGGTCGCGCAGGTTCACATCATCATAGGAGACTATGCCCTTATAGTTCATAAACAGGCCGGATATGATATTGAGAAAAGTGGTACGGCCACTATTGGAAACGCCGGTAATACCTACCCGCTCTCCGGGATGTATATTTATACTAAGCCCATCCAGCGCTTTTCCCCGGTCCTGTTCGTATGTGTAGTGAAGATCTTTTACGTGCAGACTTAGTCCTTTGTTTTCATTTTCCAGCTTTACGCCGGCACACTTTTCTGTGGGCAGGTCTGTGACTGTTCCTACTTTTTCGACGGCAGTGAGCACGTCATACACAGTATCCATATTGAGGATAACCTTTTCAACGGCCCCGGTGATAAGGATAATGACGATCTCTGAGGCTACGAATTGTCCCAGGGTTATCTGCTGCTGGATCACAAGCACGGCACCTATGATGAGGAGGCCTCCGGTGACAGCTACCTTAAATAATACTATATAGGAGAATTGAGAGATAAGTACGCGGAAGTGGGCTTTACGCTCTTTAAGGTAGTAATTAACGTTGCTATCCATACGTCGTATGGGTAACCAGGAGGTACCACTGATCTTAAATGAATGTAAGGCCCGGGCCAGCTCTTCCAGCCAGTAGGCTACCTTGTACTTATACTTACTCTCTACCAGGCTGGTCTTAAGTCCCTTAGGGCCGGTAATGTAAAAAATCACTGTAAGGACAAACACAAGGAAAAAGCCAAAGGCGATAAAAAAGGGATGGTAGAAGGCAAGAAGAATAAGACCGAAAAATATCTGTAATACGGCAGCGCTGATCTCTATGAGTATCTTTGGTAGCCCTTTTTGGATGGTCATGACATCAAAAAAGCGGTTCATTAGCTCGGGGGGGTAATACATGCGAAGGCTTTCGGTACGCAGCCTAGGAATGCGGTAGGCAAACTCGAAAGCAGCCTTGGCAAAAATGCGTTGCTGCAGAATCTCGACCATGCTTACCTGCATAATCTGCAGGCCACCACTTATCAGAATGGCCACTACCACACCAATGGTAAGTAGTAATATACTATTTAGCTGCATACCCCCGCTTATAAGACCGATAATGGCCTGGATGCCGAGGGGCAGAGCAAGGCTTATGAGTCCTACAAATATGGCGTAGATGTAGATGTAGATGATGTCCTGCTTTTCGGCCTGTAGCAGCCTGAGAAAGCGCTTAACAGGACCGGGCTTTTCCTCATTATCTCCTTCTTCACTCACAAGGCTACGGTAGGGCACGGCGGTAACGATAATTGGCTCCCCTTCTTCACAAACGATGAGGTCACTATGGCAGTCGAATTCGGGTAATGCCTCGAGGTATGCGCTGTCATTATCTATATCCTGAACGACCGCATAGGGGGCCCCTCTCTCTTTCTTCCGGGGTTTGATAATAACAGGAATTACCTCGCCATCTCTTTTCTCAAAAATAAGTATTGGAAAATTGAGATCGGCCAGGGTTTCGGAAAGGTCCTTTCGGGTAATTGCTGACCGGGTAAAAATGATCCCATACTTACCTCCTGTCTCAATAAGGTCCCTCAAAAAGTTATCTGGTTTGGAATAGGTAAGCCCTGCATGGTCGTATTCCTCGCTGTCCAGTGCAAAAGGGTCGGGAGAGATATTCAAAATATCTCCAAACTCTTTGATTATAAGCCTCGATTGTCGAAAGTTCATACTGAAATAGAAGTATTACTATCGAAAACGATAGTTACCTTCAAAGGTTACACCTAATTTAAAAAATACTGAAGGGATTTGGGATAAGATGAGGGGAACAGGACATGGTTCCGTTTTACAAAAGGCATAAAAAAACCGCCCGCTGACGAGCGGACGGTTATATATACTCTTCTCTAATTACTTGTGTAATCAACTGATTTCCATCAGTTTGATATCGAACACCAGATCTTTACCGGCGAGGGGGTGATTGGCATCAAGTACTACCTCTGCTTCAGTAACTTCCGTAACTACCACAGGAATGTTCTGCCCACCCTGGTTGATAGCGAGCTGCTGACCAACTTCGGGCTGGATATCTGAAGGCACCTGCTCTTTTGGCACGCGCACCATCATGTTATCCTGACGCTGGCCGTATGCATCGTCTGCGGCTATTTCGGCGGTTTTTTCATCACCGATAGCCATACCATTCACTGCTTGTTCGAAGCCGGGGATCATCTGACCATTACCGAGTGTAAACTCAAGAGGGTCACGGTTTTCCGATGAGTCGAACACAGTGCCGTCCTGAAGCTTTCCCGTATAATGTACTTTTACTTTATCTCCTTGCTTAGCTCCGCTCATAATTTCTATCTGATTTTATTTACGTGCACAGACTTTCTGCACCAAAGTTTAAGGTGCAAAGGTCTTAAAATTTTGACTCGATTAAAAATTTATCCTCAAAAGAGTGAAATTGCGTACGAATATGAACACATTGTGTACATATTCGTGCATTTTAGGGTCAAAGTGTATATGAATAAACCCTCTAATTAATAACGTCTCAGGCTTTTAGAAGGTTCTGGGGCTAGTGGCACAATTTTATCATATCAGATTAATAAACATGACATATGGCTGAAAAGGAACTGGGTAAAATATTGATCATCGACGACGATGAGGATGTATTGCTGGCAGCGAAATTCCTGCTGAAGAAGCATGCACATGATGTAACGATCGAGAAGAACCCTAAAAAGATACCGTTCCTTCTGAATAACCATCAGTTTGATGTGATCCTGCTGGACATGAATTATAGTAAGGACACGACTAGTGGCAAAGAGGGCTTTTTCTGGCTGAAGGAGATACTGGAGCGTGACCCTAAGGCTGTAGTGATCATGATCACGGCTTTTGGTGATGTGGAAATGGCGGTAAAAGCACTGAAGGAAGGGGCTACGGACTTTGTGCTGAAGCCGTGGCAAAACGAAAAACTGCTTGCGACTATCTCTACGGCCATAAAACTGCGTCAGAGTTACGATGAGGTAAACCAGCTAAAGGAGACGAACCGCAGCCTGGAGGAAACGATCAATCAGCCTTTTAAGGACATCATAGGAGAAAGCGCGGCCATAAAGCGAATCTTCAATATCATCAATAAGGTAGCGGAAACGGATGCTAACGTACTGATATTAGGTGAGAACGGTACGGGTAAGG
It contains:
- a CDS encoding peptidylprolyl isomerase, whose product is MSGAKQGDKVKVHYTGKLQDGTVFDSSENRDPLEFTLGNGQMIPGFEQAVNGMAIGDEKTAEIAADDAYGQRQDNMMVRVPKEQVPSDIQPEVGQQLAINQGGQNIPVVVTEVTEAEVVLDANHPLAGKDLVFDIKLMEIS
- a CDS encoding peptidase domain-containing ABC transporter — its product is MNFRQSRLIIKEFGDILNISPDPFALDSEEYDHAGLTYSKPDNFLRDLIETGGKYGIIFTRSAITRKDLSETLADLNFPILIFEKRDGEVIPVIIKPRKKERGAPYAVVQDIDNDSAYLEALPEFDCHSDLIVCEEGEPIIVTAVPYRSLVSEEGDNEEKPGPVKRFLRLLQAEKQDIIYIYIYAIFVGLISLALPLGIQAIIGLISGGMQLNSILLLTIGVVVAILISGGLQIMQVSMVEILQQRIFAKAAFEFAYRIPRLRTESLRMYYPPELMNRFFDVMTIQKGLPKILIEISAAVLQIFFGLILLAFYHPFFIAFGFFLVFVLTVIFYITGPKGLKTSLVESKYKYKVAYWLEELARALHSFKISGTSWLPIRRMDSNVNYYLKERKAHFRVLISQFSYIVLFKVAVTGGLLIIGAVLVIQQQITLGQFVASEIVIILITGAVEKVILNMDTVYDVLTAVEKVGTVTDLPTEKCAGVKLENENKGLSLHVKDLHYTYEQDRGKALDGLSINIHPGERVGITGVSNSGRTTFLNIISGLFMNYKGIVSYDDVNLRDLDIPILHDQLAKNVTQEDIFDGTILENILVGKPDRNYRDAVEALKSVHLLDYVNALPDGLSTVMISGGKNFPKSILSRIILARCLAKKPRMMIIEDFFQNFSPSEKLELLQVVFNKDRAWSLIVVSSDPGVLAYCDRVAVMKEGKICNEGTFDSLLKEGKLKDILPSDSSHA
- a CDS encoding HlyD family secretion protein, yielding MLNLSKNNDIQMEERPLHSMKIMGTPRNGRLLARWMTGIMIVLFIAMFLPWQQNIRGTGEVTTFNPENRPQTVETAIAGRIEDWMVREGDKVERGDTILIISEIKDKFFDPNLVERIGEQVDAKQQSFESKSDKAEALRDQIDALESEIGFKLEQARNKVEQTRLKVISDSMDLQAEMTNLDIAQQQYQRQERLYEQGLKSLTELETRRMKLQEATAKKVSAESKLLASRNEFLNAKIELTRLNAEYQEKRSKARSELNATMADMYETSGQVSKLQNELTNMEIRNQQYVIRAPQSGYVMRTLKAGIGQTIKEGEAVVTIMPENPDLAVEMYVRAMDVPLLYQGAPVRIEFDGWPALVFSGWPGLNVGTFGGEVAMIDYANSTNGLYRVLVTPSEEWPEQLRQGSGAYGYIMLSEVPVWWEIWRQLNGFPPDLVKNKKEEPKSTK